A window of the Chanodichthys erythropterus isolate Z2021 chromosome 21, ASM2448905v1, whole genome shotgun sequence genome harbors these coding sequences:
- the prkcda gene encoding protein kinase C, delta a, which translates to MAPFLRITFNAYDLGTFSPMAEAPFCAVKMKEALSTERGKTLIQKKPTMYPAWRSSFDAHIYEGRVIQILLMRTAEEPLAEVTVGVSVLAERCKKANGRAEFWVDLQPSGKVMMSVQFFLEDLDAEFHHSVVTEEEAPTLNRRRGAIKQAKIHFIKNHEFIATFFRQPTFCSVCRDFVWGLNKQGYKCRQCNAAIHKKCIDKIIGRCTGTATNSRDTMFQKERFKIDMPHRFKTYNYMSPTFCDHCGSLLWGLVKQGLKCEDCSMNVHHKCQTKVANLCGINQKLLAEALTQVSSKSTKRPESNSQSNTQDVAVYQDFNKSPGTDANDGAPYGRLWEGLSPRPPSRITHQTRVTAEHFIFHKVLGKGSFGKVLLAELKGAGEWFAVKALKKDVVLMDDDVECTMVEKRVLALAWDNPFLTHLYSTFQTKEHLFFVMEYLNGGDLMFHIQEKGRFDLYRATFYAAEIVCGLQFLHSKGIIYRDLKLDNVMLDGEGHIKIADFGMCKENVFGDNRATTFCGTPDYIAPEILLGQQYSFSVDWWSFGVLIYEMLIGQSPFHGDDEDELFESIRMDTPHYPRWITVDTRDMLERLFERNPSQRLGIVGNIRGHQFFKTVNWPALERKEVDPPFKPKVKAPNDCSNFDREFLSEKPRLSHCEKGLIDSMDQSAFAGFSFINPRMEHLLQK; encoded by the exons ATGGCCCCTTTCCTGAGAATTACTTTTAATGCCTATGATCTTGGCACATTCTCGCCAATGGCTGAGGCACCATTCTGTGCCGTCAAAATGAAGGAAGCTCTCAGCACtg AGCGAGGAAAAACACTGATCCAGAAGAAGCCCACTATGTATCCCGCTTGGCGATCCAGTTTTGATGCACATATTTATGAGGGACGTGTCATACAAATACTACTCATGAGAACCGCAGAGGAACCTTTAGCAGAAGTTACTGTGGGTGTGTCCGTTTTGGCTGAAAGATGCAAGAAGGCAAACGGACGTGCTGAATTTTGG GTTGATTTGCAGCCTTCAGGGAAAGTTATGATGTCTGTACAGTTCTTTTTGGAGGATTTAGATGCAG AGTTTCATCATTCAGTAGTAACAGAAGAGGAGGCACCGACTCTCAATCGTCGCCGTGGAGCTATTAAACAGGCTAAGATTCACTTCATCAAAAACCATGAGTTCATCGCCACCTTCTTCAGACAGCCCACTTTCTGCTCTGTCTGCAGAGATTTTGTTTG GGGTCTCAACAAGCAAGGTTACAAGTGTAGAC AATGCAATGCAGCCATCCACAAGAAGTGTATTGATAAAATTATTGGAAGGTGCACGGGCACTGCAACCAATAGTCGAGACACCATG TTTCAGAAGGAGCGTTTTAAGATTGACATGCCACATCGCTTTAAGACCTACAACTACATGAGTCCCACCTTTTGTGACCATTGTGGCAGTCTGCTGTGGGGTCTTGTCAAACAGGGCCTCAAATGCGAGG ACTGTTCCATGAATGTCCATCATAAGTGCCAGACTAAAGTGGCCAATTTGTGTGGCATCAACCAGAAACTACTGGCAGAGGCTCTTACTCAAGTCTCAAGT AAATCTACCAAGCGACCTGAAAGCAACTCACAGAGCAACACACAGGATGTTGCTGTTTACCAGGATTTTAACAAAAGTCCAGGAACTGATGCTAATG ATGGGGCTCCTTATGGTCGTCTATGGGAGGGTTTGAGTCCTCGCCCCCCCTCTCGAATCACCCACCAAACACGTGTCACTGCTGAGCATTTCATTTTCCATAAAGTCCTGGGCAAGGGAAGCTTTGGCAAG GTGCTTTTGGCCGAGCTCAAAGGCGCTGGTGAGTGGTTTGCGGTGAAGGCACTGAAGAAAGATGTGGTGTTGATGGATGATGATGTGGAGTGCACCATGGTAGAAAAACGAGTGCTGGCTCTAGCCTGGGACAATCCATTTCTTACACACCTCTACTCCACTTTTCAGACCAAG GAGCACTTATTCTTTGTAATGGAGTATCTGAATGGAGGAGATCTGATGTTTCACATACAGGAAAAGGGGCGTTTTGATCTGTACAGAGCCAC GTTCTATGCAGCTGAAATAGTGTGTGGCCTGCAGTTTCTCCATTCTAAAGGCATTATTTACAG GGATCTCAAGCTGGATAATGTGATGTTAGATGGAGAAGGTCACATAAAAATAGCTGACTTTGGAATGTGTAAGGAGAACGTGTTTGGGGACAACCGGGCCACAACCTTCTGTGGAACTCCAGATTATATCGCTCCTGAG ATTCTGCTGGGTCAGCAGTACTCATTCTCAGTAGACTGGTGGTCGTTTGGCGTGCTCATTTACGAGATGTTGATCGGTCAATCTCCATTCCATGGTGACGACGAGGACGAGCTGTTTGAATCGATCCGAATGGACACACCTCATTATCCCCGCTGGATCACAGTGGATACTAGAGACATGCTAGAAAGG CTGTTTGAGCGCAACCCTTCACAGCGTTTAGGGATTGTGGGTAATATTCGAGGCCACCAATTTTTCAAGACTGTCAACTGGCCTGCTCTAGAAAGGAAAGAAGTTGACCCCCCCTTTAAACCAAAAGTG AAAGCTCCAAATGACTGCAGTAACTTCGACCGGGAGTTTTTGAGTGAGAAACCCCGTCTCTCACACTGCGAGAAAGGCCTGATCGATTCCATGGACCAGAGCGCTTTCGCTGGCTTCTCATTCATTAATCCAAGAATGGAGCATCTTTTACAAAAGTGA